Within the Staphylococcus argenteus genome, the region TAATCCATACAATTGAGAAATTTATTTTAGTAAATGACTTTAAAGAGATAATTATTGCGACGCCAGCACAATGGATTTCACATACACAAGATATTTTAAAGAAGCATAATATTAATGATGAACGCGTCAAAGTCGTTGCGGGTGGTACAGATCGTAATGAAACAATCATGAATATCATTGAGCACATACGTAATAATTATAGTATTACTGATGACGATGTGATTGTGACACATGATGCTGTAAGGCCATTTTTAACACAACGCATTATTAAAGAAAATATTCAAGTGGCTGTGGAACATGGTGCAGTGGATACAGTGATTGAAGCTATCGACACAATTGTGATGTCTAAAGATAAAGAACATATTCACAGCATTCCAGTGCGCAATGAAATGTATCAAGGTCAGACACCACAATCTTTTAATATTAAATTGTTACAGGAAAGTTATGATGCCTTAAGTAATGCTCAAAAAGAAATACTTTCAGACGCATGTAAAATCATTGTTGAATCAGGTCATCCAGTTAAATTAGTACGTGGTGAATTATACAATATTAAAGTGACAACACCTTATGATTTGAAAGTAGCAAACGCCATTATTCAAGGTGATATTGCCTATGATTAATCAAGTATATCAACTCGTCGCACCGAGACAATTTGATGTCACTTATAATAATGTTGATATCTATGGCAACCACGTCATTGTACGTCCGCTGTACTTGTCAATCTGTGCAGCAGATCAAAGATATTACACAGGTCGTAGAGATGAAAATGTATTGCGCCAAAAATTGCCAATGTCATTAATTCATGAAGCAGTTGGTGAAGTCGTATTTGATAGTAAAGGATCATTTGAAAAAGGTACGAAAGTAGTTATGGTACCCAATACACCTACAGAACAACATAATGTCATAGCTGAAAACTATTTAGCCTCTAGCTATTTTAGATCAAGTGGTTATGATGGTTTTATGCAAGATTATGTAGTCATGGCGCATGATCGAGTGGTTCCATTACCTGATGATATTGATTTAAGTACGATTTCGTACTCAGAATTAGTTTCAGTAAGTTATCATGCCATTCAACGATTTGAGCGTAAATCTATTCCATTGAAAAATAGTTTTGGTATATGGGGCGATGGCAACTTAGGTTATATTACAGCTATTTTGCTTCGTAAGTTATACCCAGAAGCTAAAATTTATGTATTTGGTAAGACGGACTACAAATTAAGCCATTTTTCGTTTGTAGATGAAGTTTATACAGTAAATCAAATACCACACGATTTAATGATTGACCATGCATTTGAATGTGTTGGGGGCAAAGGTAGCCAAGTTGCACTTCAACAAATCGTCGATCACATTTCACCAGAAGGCAGTATTGCTTTATTAGGTGTGAGTGAATTACCTGTAGAAGTAAATACGCGTTTAGTGCTTGAAAAAGGATTAACGCTAATTGGTAGTAGTCGAAGCGGTTCTAAAGATTTCGAGCAAGTAGTTGATTTATATCGTAAATATCCAGATATTGTTGAAAAATTAGCGCTGTTAAAAGGACATGAAATCGATGTACGTACGATGCAAGATATCGTTCAAGCATTTGAAATGGATTTATCGACATCTTGGGGAAAAACAGTGTTGAAATGGACGATTTAAGAAACCTATGGGGGAATGACAATGACAAAAATAAAACAAGCAATACATATTGATAAAATATACTGGGAACGTGTGCAGCTATATATTGAAGGACATAGTGAAGGTATAGATTTTAAAGCTGGACAATTTGTACTAAGAAATTTAACTGAGACGAAGACATTAGAAGCGAATGAAACAGTTATAGATGGAAATGCATTTAAATGTAGATTTAATGTTGCAATTTTAGACGATGGCTACTATTTGCCTATGGATAAATATTTATTTATCTACCATGAACAATTAGATTACATTGGACAACTAAATCCAAATATTATTGATCAAGCTTATGCATCTTTAAATGAGGAACAGATTGAAGAATATGATGAGCTGACGACGCAAAATGGGAAAATCAATTATTTATTAGCTAATGAAGCCAAAGTATTTCGCAAAGGTGGCGTATCACAACATACGGTTTACACAATTACTCCAGAAATAGCGAGTGATGTAAATGAATTTGTATTTGATATTCAGATTGCTTTTCCACAAGAAAAATCAGGGATGATAGCGACAGGTGCACATTGGATTCATAAACAAGGACATAAAGCATCTTTTGAAAGTCGTAGCTTTTTATTCAAAGCTATTTTCAATATTACAAAATTACTTCATATTAAAAGAAGTAAGACGATATTATTCACATCAGATTCTAGACCGAATTTGTCTGGGAACTTTAAATATGTATATGATGAATTGCTACGCCAAAAAGTAGACTATGATTATGATATACAGACCGTATTTAAGGCGAACATTACAGATAGACGTAAATGGAGAGACAAATTTAGATTACCTTATTTACTTGGTAAAGCAGACTACATCTTTGTTGATGATTTCCATCCGTTGATTTATACCGTGCGTTTTAGACCATCACAAGAAATTATTCAAGTTTGGCATGCCGTTGGTGCTTTTAAAACGGTAGGATTCAGTCGTACGGGTAAAAAAGGTGGGCCATTTATCGATTCATTAAATCATCGTAGCTACACAAAAGCATATGTATCTTCAGAAACGGACATTCCATTTTATGCTGAAGCATTCGGTATTAAAGAAGAAAATGTGGTGCCGACAGGTGTACCACGTACAGACGTATTGTTTGATGAAGCGTATGCGAAACAAATTAGGCAAGAAATGGAAGAAGAATTGCCTATTATTAAAGGTAAGAAAGTTATTCTTTTCGCACCAACATTTAGAGGTAGTGGTCATGGTACAGCACACTATCCATTTTTCAAAATAGATTTTGAACGATTAGCAAGATACTGTGAGAAAAATAATGCAATCGTATTATTTAAAATGCATCCATTTGTTAAAAATAGGTTGAATATTTCACGAGCACATCGTGAATACTTTGTAGATGTCTCAGATTATCGAGAAGTTAACGATATACTCTTTGTCACAGATTTATTAATTAGTGACTATTCATCTTTAATATACGAATATGCAGTATTTAAAAAGCCAATGATTTTCTATGCGTTTGATTTAGAAGATTATATTACGACGCGTGACTTCTATGAACCATATGAATCGTTTGTTCCAGGTAAAATTGTGCAATCATTTGATGAATTGATGGATGCTTTAAATAATGAAGATTATGAAGCTGAAAAGGTTGTACCATTCTTGGATAAACATTTTAAATATCAAGATGGTCGCTCAAGTGAACGTTTAGTCAAAGACTTATTCAGACGCTAATGAAAATATGGCAAGTTATAAATAAGATAAAGTACATGTGAAAGTAAAGTAAATGATATTTACTTAAAGAAAGTAGCATATATCAATCGTTGGGCTGAGGCGAATGTAATAATGCAACAATAAGTAATATCGTTCGAAAATGTCACAAATACTTTCGGATGTATTAAAGGAAAACTTGTCGATATAACATTTAAAGTAAAAAAATTAAATCGTTATCTAGTTCATTTTTGTATAGACATATACTTTATGAATGGATAACGATTTTTTGTTATGTTAAAGTGAAACATTAATCATGTATTTCGTATAATTTATAGCGACGAGTGTAATGGTTAAAGGAATCTTATAATGAAATGCTATAATAAGCATGATTGCAACAGGTTTTCATATACGTATTAATATTATTAACAAAGACACGTCGGAGGTACGACATGATTAAAACTACAATTAAAAAAATGATTGAACGTTGTATACATACGAGTTTTAAATTACTATCAAAATTGCCAAATAAAAATCTAATTTATTTTGAAAGCTTTCATGGTAAACAATATAGTGATAATCCTAAAGCGCTATATGAATATTTAGTTGAACATAGTGACGCGCAATTAGTTTGGGGTGTCAAAAAAGGATATGAAAGCATATTCAATCAACACAATATACCCTATGTTACAAAGTTTTCGATGAAATGGTTTTTGACGATGCCAAGAGCGAAAGCGTGGATGATTAATACACGCACACCAGATTGGTTATATAAAGGATCTCAAACAACGTATTTACAGACTTGGCACGGTACACCACTGAAGAAGATTGGTTTGGATATTAGTAATGTTAAAATGCTAGGTACAACAACAACGGCATACCAAGATGGATTTAAAAAGGAAAGTCAACGTTGGGACTACTTAGTATCACCTAATCCGTATTCAACGGATATATTTCAACATGCATTTCGTGTTAACAGAGATAAAATATTGGAAACAGGTTATCCACGTAATGATAAATTAACACATAAACAAAATGATACTGAATATATTAATCGTATTAAGACGCGATTAAATATACCTTTAGATAAAAAAATAATTATGTATGCGCCAACTTGGCGTGATGATGAAGCCATTCGAGAAGGTTCATATCACTTTAATGTTAACTTTGATATCGAAGCTTTACGTCAAGCGCTGGATGACAATTATGTCATTTTATTACGTATGCATTATTTAGTTGTGACACGTATAGATGAGCATGATGATTTCGTAAAAGATGTCTCGGATTATGAAGATATTACTGATTTGTATTTGATTAGTGATGCGCTAATTACGGACTATTCATCTGTTATGTTTGACTATGGTGTTTTAAAACGTCCACAAATTTTCTATGCTTATGATTTAGAAAAATATGGTGATGAACTTAGAGGATTTTATATGGATTATAAGAAAGAGTTGCCTGGTCCAATTGTTGAAAATCAAGCAGCACTTATTGAGACATTAAAACATATAGATATAACGGCAAATGATTATGTTGCAGCAAGAACAGCTTTTTATCAAAAATATTGTTCATTAGAAGATGGACATGCATCGCAGCGAATTTGCCAAACACTTTTTAAGTGATTCCGTAAAAAACAATAAAACATTATAAATTAATTGGTTTAATGATATAAATAATAAACGAAATGTTTGCTTGTGTGTTATTATTTGTGTATAAAAACGTCTGATATGTTGTAATATAGACTTAAACAAAATATGCTAAAATATAAGCAAAATGTGTGTAATTTTATATTTTACATTGACGTTTAGAATTTTGATTTTAAAAACGAGTTATCACAAAAAATATGCAATGAATTTTAAATAATTAAATATAGATATAGTTGAATGGAGGAAGTATTTTATGAAATACGCTGGTATTCTAGCTGGAGGTATAGGTTCAAGAATGGGTAATGTACCCTTACCTAAACAATTTTTAGATTTAGATAACAAACCTATTTTAATCCATACTTTAGAAAAATTTATTTTAATTAATGACTTTGAAAAAATTATTATTGCGACACCACAACAATGGATGACGCATACAAAAGATACACTTAGAAAATTCAAAATTTCTGATGAGAGAATTGAAGTGATTCAAGGTGGTAGCGATCGTAACGATACAATTATGAATATCGTTAAGCACATTGAATCTACAAACGGTGTAAATGAAGATGACGTTATTGTAACGCACGACGCAGTAAGACCATTTTTAACGCATCGTATCATTAAAGAAAATATTCAAGCTGCATTAGAGTATGGCGCGGTAGATACAGTTATTGATGCTATCGATACAATTGTTACATCTAAAGATAATCAAACAATTGATGCCATTCCAGTGCGTAACGAAATGTATCAAGGTCAAACACCACAATCATTCAATATTAATTTATTAAAAGAAAGCTATGCGCAGTTAAGTGATGAACAAAAGAGTATCTTATCTGATGCATGTAAAATTATCGTCGAAACAAATAAACCGGTACGTCTTGTAAAAGGTGAATTATATAACATTAAAGTAACAACACCGTATGATTTAAAAGTAGCTAACGCTATTATTCGAGGTGGTATTGCCGATGATTAATCAAGTATATCAATTAGTTGCACCTAGACAATTTGAAGTTACGTATAACAACGTAGATATTTACAGTGATTATGTCATTGTACGTCCTTTATATATGTCAATTTGTGCTGCCGATCAAAGATACTACACTGGTAGCCGTGATGAAAATGTCTTATCTCAAAAACTACCAATGTCTTTAATTCATGAAGGTGTAGGCGAAGTAGTATTTGATAGTAAAGGTATATTCAATAAGGGCACGAAAGTTGTTATGGTACCTAATACGCCAACAGAAACAGACGATGTCATTGCTGAAAACTATTTAAAATCTAGTTATTTCAGATCAAGTGGTCATGATGGCTTCATGCAAGATTTCGTGTTGCTAAATCATGATAGAGCTGTACCACTACCCGACGATATTGATTTAAGTATCATTTCATACACAGAACTTGTGACAGTTAGCCTACATGCCATTCGTCGATTTGAAAAGAAATCAATTTCCAACAAAAATACATTTGGTATTTGGGGAGACGGAAACTTAGGCTATATCACAGCTATTTTACTGCGTAAATTATATCCAGAGTCTAAAATTTATGTCTTTGGTAAAACAGATTATAAATTGAGCCATTTCTCATTTGTTGATGATGTCTTCTATATTAATAAAATACCTGAAGGCTTAACATTTGATCATGCATTTGAATGCGTTGGTGGACGTGGTAGTCAATCGGCAATTAATCAGATGATTGATTACATTTCACCTGAAGGCAGCATTGCTTTATTAGGCGTAAGTGAGTTCCCAGTTGAAGTTAATACACGTCTTGTGTTAGAAAAAGGTTTGACATTGATTGGTAGCAGCCGAAGCGGATCAAAAGATTTCCAAGATGTTGTAGACTTATACATTAAATACCCAGATATCGTAGATAAATTAGCACTGTTAAAAGGGCAAGAATTTGAGATTGCGACAATTAATGATTTAACAGAAGCTTTTGAAGCAGACTTATCTACATCTTGGGGTAAAACAGTACTTAAATGGATTATGTAAATAGAAAAGGATGAATTAACGTTGGTTAAAAGTAAGATATATATAGATAAAATCTATTGGGAACGTGTTCAATTATTCGTTGAAGGACATAGTGAAAACCTAGATTTAAAAGATAGCAATTTTGTATTAAGAAATTTAACTGAGACACGCACAATGAAGGCAAATGATATCAAAGTTGATGGTAATCAATTCGTTTGTCGTTTCAATGTAGCTATCTTAGACAATGGTTATTACTTACCTGAAGATAAGTATTTATTAGTTAATGAGCAAGAACTTGATTATATAGCACAGTTAAATCCAGATGTGATTAACGATGCATATCAAAATTTAAAGCCAGAACAAGAAGAACAATACAACGAATTAGAAACACAAAATGGTAAAATCAACTTCTTATTGCAGACTTATCTAAAAGAATTTAGAAAAGGCGGCGTATCAAAGAAAACGGTTTATACTGTTAAACCTGAGATTTCTAGCGATGTTAATGAATTTGTCCTTGATGTTGTTGTATCAACACCGGAAGTAAAAAGTATGTTTATCGTTCGTAAATATAAAGAATTACGTAAGTATTTCCGTAAACAATCGTTTAATACAAGACAATTTATTTTTAAGGCGATATTTAATACTACTAAATTTTTCCACTTGAAAAAGGGCAATACAGTATTATTCACATCAGACTCTAGACCAACAATGTCTGGGAATTTTGAATACATCTATAATGAAATGTTACGTCAAAACCTAGATGAAAAGTATGATATTCACACTGTGTTCAAAGCAAATATTACAGATAGACGTGGTATTATCGACAAATTTAGATTGCCATATTTGCTTGGTAAAGCAGATTACATTTTTGTTGATGACTTCCATCCGTTGATTTATACAGTGCGTTTCAGACGTTCTCAAGAGGTTATTCAAGTATGGCATGCAGTTGGCGCCTTTAAAACAGTCGGCTTTAGCCGTACTGGTAAAAAAGGCGGACCATTCATAGATTCTTTAAATCATCGTAGCTATACAAAAGCTTATGTATCATCAGAAACCGATATTCCATTTTACGCTGAAGCATTTGGTATAAAAGAGAAAAATGTAGTGCCTACTGGTGTACCTCGTACAGACGTTTTATTTGATAAAGCGTATGCGAAACAAATTAGACAAGAGATGGAAGATGAATTACCAATTATTAAAGATAAGAAAGTCATTCTTTTCGCACCAACATTCAGAGGTAGTGGCCATGGTACAGCACATTATCCATTTTTCAAAATAGATTTTGAACGTTTAGCAAGATACTGTGAGAAAAATAATGCGGTTGTATTATTTAAAATGCATCCGTTTGTAAAAAATAGACTTAATATTGCTGACAAGCATAAACAATATTTTGTTGATGTTTCTGACTTTAGAGAAGTTAACGATATACTGTTTATAACAGATTTATTAATTAGTGACTATTCATCTTTAATATACGAATATGCAGTATTTAAAAAGCCAATGATTTTCTATGCGTTTGATTTAGAAGATTACATTACAACGCGTGATTTCTATGAACCATATGAATCATTTGTTCCAGGAAAAATTGTGCAATCATTTGATGAATTGATGGATGCCCTGGATAATGAAGATTATGAAGGAGAAAAAGTTATTCCGTTCTTAGATAAACATTTTAAATATCAAGATGGCCGATCAAGTGAACGTTTAGTTAGAAATTTATTTGGTAGCTAAGTTTATATAGCGGTCACAGTGGGAGAGGTATAATGGTAAAATTTTCAGTAATAGTTCCAACATACAATTCAGAAAAATATATAACAGAATTGCTAAATAGCCTTGCGAAACAAGATTTTCCGAAAACTGATTTTGAAGTGATTGTCGTTGATGACTGTTCAACAGATCAAACGTTACAAATAGTTGAAAAGTATCGTAATAAATTAAATATGAAAGTAAGTCAACTCGAAACAAATTCAGGCGGTCCAGGTAAACCGAGAAATGTGGCGTTAAGACAAGCAGAAGGTGAATTTGTATTATTTGTGGATTCTGATGACTACATTAGCAAAGAGACATTGAAAGATGCATCAGCATTTATTGATGAACATCACTCCGATGTATTATTGATTAAAATGAAAGGTGTTAATGGTCGTGGTGTACCACAATCGATGTTTAAAGAAACAGCACCGGAAGTCACTTTGTTAAATTCAAGAATTATCTATACTTTGAGCCCAACTAAAATCTATAGAACAGCTTTACTAAAAGATAATGACATTTATTTTCCAGAAGAATTAAAGAGTGCAGAAGATCAACTTTTTACTATGAAAGCATATTTAAATGCAAATCGAATTAGTGTGCTAAGTGATAAAGCGTATTACTATGCTACTAAACGTGAAGGGGAACATATGAGTAGTGCATATGTTTCACCAGAAGACTTTTATGAAGTAATGAGATTGATTACATTAGAAATTCTAAAAGCTGATTTAGAAGAATCCCATAAAGATCAAATCTTAGCAGAATTTTTAAATCGTCATTTTAGTTTTTCACGTACGAATGGTTTTTCACTTAAAGTTAAGTTGGAAGACCAACCACAATGGATTAATGCGTTAGGAGACTTTATACAAGCAGTGCCAGAACGCGTAGATGCATTAGTGTTAAGCAAATTGCGCCCATTATTACACTATGCTAGAACCAAAGATATCGATAATTATAGAACTGTAGAAGAAAGTTATCGCCAAGGTCAGTATTATCACTTTGATATAGTAGATGGCAAATTAAATATTCAATTCAATGAAGGTGAGCCAAGCTTTGAAGGTATTGATATTGCTAAACCGAAAGTGAAAATGACAGCATTTAAATTTGATAACCATAAAATTGTTACAGAACTAACATTAAATGAATTTATGATTGGCGAAGGGCATTATGATGTCAGACTTAAGTTACATTCACGAAACAAGAAACATACAATGTATGTACCTTTAAGTGTTAATGCGAATAAACAATATCGTTTTAACATTATGTTAGAAGATATTAAAACGTATTTACCAAAGGAAAAAATTTGGGATGTTTTCTTAGAAGTCCAAATAGGCACTGAAGTATTTGAGGTTCGTGTTGGAAATCAACGTAATAAATATGCATATCCTGCTGAAACAAGTGCGTTAATTCATTTAAACAATGATTTCTATAGATTAACACCTTATTTCACTAAAGACTTTAATAACATTTCACTATACTTTACTGCTATTACGTTAGCGGATTCAATATCAATGAAGTTAAAAGGTAAAAACAAAATTATCTTAACCGGTATTGATAGAGGTTATGTATTTGAAGAAGGTATGGCAAGTGTTATCTTAAAAGACCAAATGATTATGGGTATGTTAAGCCAAACGTCAGACAATGAAGTGGAAATCCTACTCAGCGAAGATATTAAAAAGCGCGACTTCAAAAATATCATAAAATTCAACACAGCACATGTAACATATCAAATAAACAAATAACAAAGGCCCCTCAAATCATTGTAGACACAAACCATGATACACAATGATTTGAGGGCTTTGTTTTGAGTGGAAAGTTTAAATGTGTAATCAAAGCAACTAAATTAAAGACATACAAAAACTGTTGGCAAAATTATGTCAGCAGTTTTCTTTGTACCAAAATTGATATGGTGAAAGCTATAATAATTATTTGATGTTAAAATGCCACTTTATAAAAAGAAATGATGTCAAATATTAGTAAGAATGATAATTAAATGTTAGCGCATTTTTTTAATAATTTATTCATGAATTTTACATGTACTATTGTGATAAAATAAACGTAATTAAAAATTCACTGAGGTGCTATCGTGCTATCGCTAACAATGTTATTACTTGAACGTGTAGGTTTAATTATTATTTTAGCCTATGTGTTGATGAATATACCGTATTTTAAAAATTTAATGAATCGTCGACGTACATGGAAAGCACGTTGGCAGTTATGCATCATTTTTAGTCTATTTGCCTTAATGTCCAATTTAACAGGTATAGTCATTGATCATCAGCATAGCTTATCGGGTAGTGTGTATTTTCGCTTAGATGATGATGTATCTTTAGCCAATACACGTGTGTTAACAATTGGTGTCGCAGGTTTAGTCGGTGGTCCTTTTGTAGGTCTATTTGTAGGTATTATTTCAGGTATTTTTAGAGTTTATATGGGTGGTGCAGATGCACAAGTTTACTTAATTTCTTCATTGTTCATCGGTATTATCGCTGGCTATTATGGTTTACAAGCACAGAGACGTAAACGTTATCCAAGTATCGCGAAAAGTGCCATGATTGGTATATTTATGGAAGTAATCCAGATGTTGAGCATCTTAACATTTTCACATGACAAAGCATATGCGATTGAACTTATTTCATTAATCGCTTTGCCTATGATTATAGTGAATAGTGTGGGTACAGCTATTTTTATGTCAATTATTATTTCAACATTGAAACAAGAAGAACAAATGAAAGCCGTGCAAACCCATGACGTGTTGCAATTAATGAATCAAACATTGCCTTATTTTAAAGAAGGATTAAATAGAGAATCAGCGCAGCAAATTGCCGTGATTATCAAAGATTTAATGAAAGTATCTGCCGTAGCGATTACTAGTAAAAATGAAATTTTATCTCATGTTGGTGCAGGTAGTGATCATCACATTCCAACAAATGAAATATTAACGAGCTTATCTAAAGATGTATTGAAATCGGGGCGCTTAAAAGAAGTGCATACTAGAGAAGAAATTGGCTGTAGCCATCCTAATTGTCCACTTAGAGCTGCCATTGTTATCCCACTGGAGATGCATGGTTCAATTGTCGGAACGCTAAAAATGTACTTTACCAATCCTAATGATTTAACATTTGTTGAACGTCAATTGGCTGAAGGTTTAGCTAATATATTTAGTAGTCAAATTGAACTAGGTGAAGCAGAAACACAAAGTAAATTATTGAAAGATGCGGAAATTAAATCACTACAAGCACAAGTTAGTCCACACTTTTTCTTTAATTCAATTAATACAATTTCAGCATTAGTTAGAATTAACAGTGAAAAGGCGCGAGAGTTGCTATTAGAATTGAGTTACTTTTTCCGTGCAAACTTACAAGGCTCAAAGCAACATACAATTACTTTAGACAAAGAGTTAAGTCAAGTTCGTTCATACTTATCATTGGAACAAGCACGATATCCAGGCAGATTTAACATTAATATCAATGT harbors:
- a CDS encoding sensor histidine kinase, with the translated sequence MLSLTMLLLERVGLIIILAYVLMNIPYFKNLMNRRRTWKARWQLCIIFSLFALMSNLTGIVIDHQHSLSGSVYFRLDDDVSLANTRVLTIGVAGLVGGPFVGLFVGIISGIFRVYMGGADAQVYLISSLFIGIIAGYYGLQAQRRKRYPSIAKSAMIGIFMEVIQMLSILTFSHDKAYAIELISLIALPMIIVNSVGTAIFMSIIISTLKQEEQMKAVQTHDVLQLMNQTLPYFKEGLNRESAQQIAVIIKDLMKVSAVAITSKNEILSHVGAGSDHHIPTNEILTSLSKDVLKSGRLKEVHTREEIGCSHPNCPLRAAIVIPLEMHGSIVGTLKMYFTNPNDLTFVERQLAEGLANIFSSQIELGEAETQSKLLKDAEIKSLQAQVSPHFFFNSINTISALVRINSEKARELLLELSYFFRANLQGSKQHTITLDKELSQVRSYLSLEQARYPGRFNININVEERYRHVLVPPFLIQILVENAIKHAFTNRKQGNDIDVSVIKENASHVCIVVQDNGQGISKDKMHLLGETSVESESGTGSALENLNLRLKGLFGKSAALQFKSTSSGTTFWCVLPYERQEEE